A genome region from Eremothecium gossypii ATCC 10895 chromosome VII, complete sequence includes the following:
- a CDS encoding AGL316Wp (Syntenic homolog of Saccharomyces cerevisiae YJR099W (YUH1)): protein MSSWQTIENDAGVFTQLVKDLGVEGVQFEEVPLVEHLATLNSPLYGVIFLFKYERQNYAGEAPVQGEFEQACPEGLFFAQQTIPNACATQAVLNTLLSIGNDHRNSIRLGTVLSDFLQFTAGFSDPALRGETITNSVAIRNVHNSFTSPDPFEHEEPSPSAQSSEAAFHYSGFVPYNGYIYELDGLHPRPIIHRAYGANNDDPAVFAANLAALLSARMSMVADSSFSVTAIVRDKLEHLTEQLDAPDVDDGRRFWLQDLIQDELRVRDRWAKEIALRRDGLVGLVYAVFKQMLGSMSDDEFAQRRAAAAARTNERERRRTC from the coding sequence ATGTCGTCCTGGCAAACAATTGAAAATGATGCGGGGGTTTTCACACAGCTAGTCAAAGATCTAGGCGTGGAGGGCGTGCAGTTCGAGGAGGTACCGCTGGTGGAGCACCTTGCCACACTGAATTCGCCACTGTACGGCGTGATCTTCCTGTTCAAGTACGAACGCCAAAACTACGCGGGCGAGGCACCAGTGCAGGGAGAGTTCGAGCAAGCGTGTCCCGAGGGCCTGTTCTTCGCGCAGCAGACGATTCCGAACGCGTGTGCTACGCAGGCCGTGCTCAACACGCTGCTGTCGATTGGCAACGACCACCGAAACAGCATCCGGCTGGGAACCGTGTTGTCCGATTTCCTGCAGTTCACCGCGGGCTTCAGCGACCCCGCGCTCCGTGGCGAGACCATCACCAACTCTGTCGCGATCCGCAACGTCCACAACTCCTTCACAAGCCCGGACCCGTTCGAGCACGAGGAGCCGAGCCCGTCCGCCCAGTCGAGCGAGGCCGCCTTCCACTACTCTGGCTTCGTCCCGTACAACGGCTACATCTACGAGTTAGACGGGCTGCACCCGCGCCCGATCATCCACCGGGCGTACGGTGCCAACAACGACGACCCAGCGGTCTTTGCCGCAAATCTCGCCGCGCTACTCTCCGCCAGGATGAGTATGGTCGCCGACAGCAGCTTCTCCGTGACCGCAATTGTGCGTGACAAGCTCGAGCATCTGACCGAACAGCTCGACGCCCCCGACGTCGACGACGGCCGCCGCTTCTGGCTGCAGGACCTGATCCAAGACGAGCTACGCGTGCGCGACCGCTGGGCCAAGGAGATCGCGCTGCGTCGCGACGGCCTGGTCGGCCTTGTGTACGCCGTCTTCAAGCAGATGCTCGGCTCTATGTCCGACGATGAGTTTGCCCAAcgccgcgcagcggctgctgcCCGTACCAACGAACGCGAGAGGCGCCGCACGTGCTAG
- the THP3 gene encoding Thp3p (Syntenic homolog of Saccharomyces cerevisiae YPR045C (THP3)), producing MNNYNQVTPLKLGGGTRARARGDAAIAAGTGSRGAASEAGSQSCMYSGKPDEPYPTSKGCSGLPENHHSSFVLLPQYHKGGAGLPQPNSTGTLGVPVNLYVPDYSLFFGAQNASCDKPQSLINWIDRQYARGMREKFGQAKMATFVDQASKLVSRAYAAGKVWQNDWLRQPDVPVFNRGSNVRPMQLVCEIGTSSVGRKRNSSSSAETLGRGPSWDGSDLHSNTTVTLGKQVDSSQAKGKKRKALSEQDRKRLRLERFASNSDAAKRTRRSDDEDYSNLNATSNHSYKFDKNRPVVGRCRTLEKRYLRLTSEPDPEKVRPLDVLEKAYEFIMNKYRSKEATYPYVCDQFKSMRQDLKVQIIENDFTLKVYQTHARIALVNGDLGEYNQCQGSIMELYERDNVAKHHFSEFMSYRILYYLLTEDHAAIDELRLKILTEHVDQSADTTIRLAFEMAQAQAQGDYHTFMKLYAQTVGPMRALVNEFIKRERLRALKTMCSAYKQLRLTFLVSELSLKDEDETFKFLNDFDLFNSVVLPEGDADTMYLNFKECRAKIMDHYNKSMKVDIKGQK from the coding sequence ATGAATAATTACAATCAAGTAACGCCCTTGAAGCTTGGCGGAGGtacgcgggcgcgggcccGTGGCGATGCAGCAATAGCAGCAGGTACTGGCAGCCGTGGTGCGGCGAGCGAGGCGGGAAGCCAGAGCTGTATGTACAGTGGCAAGCCCGATGAGCCGTACCCTACCAGCAAGGGTTGCAGCGGGCTCCCAGAAAACCATCACAGTAGTTTCGTGCTGCTACCGCAGTATCACAAAGGTGGAGCGGGCCTTCCGCAGCCGAATAGCACGGGCACGCTGGGCGTTCCCGTTAACTTATACGTACCCGACTACAGTCTGTTCTTCGGGGCGCAGAATGCATCTTGCGACAAACCGCAGAGCTTGATAAACTGGATCGACCGACAATACGCACGGGGGATGAGAGAGAAGTTCGGCCAAGCGAAGATGGCGACGTTTGTCGATCAGGCAAGCAAGCTGGTATCGCGGGCGTATGCGGCCGGCAAAGTGTGGCAGAACGACTggctgcggcagccggACGTTCCTGTATTTAACCGGGGCAGCAATGTGCGCCCGATGCAGCTTGTGTGCGAGATTGGGACGTCTTCGGTGGGCCGCAAGCGGAACTCAAGCTCGTCTGCGGAGACGCTCGGGCGGGGGCCTTCCTGGGATGGAAGTGACTTGCATAGTAATACGACCGTGACCTTAGGAAAACAGGTCGACTCCTCCCAGGCGAAGGGGAAGAAGCGGAAGGCACTCTCTGAGCAAGACCGCAAGAGGCTGCGGTTAGAGCGCTTTGCATCCAACTCTGATGCTGCGAAGCGTACCAGGCGTTCGGATGACGAGGACTACTCTAACTTGAACGCTACCAGCAACCATTCCTACAAATTCGATAAGAACCGTCCTGTTGTTGGGCGTTGTAGAACCTTGGAGAAGAGATATCTTAGACTAACGAGCGAACCTGACCCGGAAAAGGTCCGCCCTCTTGATGTCTTAGAGAAGGCATACGAATTCATCATGAACAAGTACCGTAGCAAGGAAGCAACATACCCCTATGTATGCGACCAGTTCAAGTCAATGCGGCAGGATTTGAAGGTGCAGATTATCGAGAATGACTTCACGCTAAAAGTATACCAGACGCATGCCCGTATAGCTCTAGTTAACGGCGACCTAGGTGAGTATAACCAATGTCAGGGGAGTATCATGGAACTCTACGAGCGCGATAATGTGGCCAAGCACCATTTCTCCGAGTTTATGAGCTATCGGATCCTGTACTATCTTCTCACAGAAGATCATGCTGCGATTGATGAGCTGCGATTAAAAATACTAACGGAGCACGTAGACCAATCTGCCGACACGACGATACGCTTGGCCTTTGAAATGGCACAGGCACAGGCACAAGGAGACTATCACACTTTTATGAAACTGTACGCACAGACTGTGGGCCCGATGCGGGCACTAGTGAACGAGTTTATTAAGCGCGAACGCCTGAGAGCGCTAAAAACAATGTGCAGTGCGTACAAGCAGTTGAGATTAACTTTTTTAGTTTCGGAGCTAAGTTTAAAGGATGAGGACGAGACCTTCAAGTTTCTGAACGACTTTGATTTATTTAATTCAGTCGTCCTGCCTGAAGGCGACGCCGACACAATGTATTTGAACTTCAAAGAATGTCGTGCCAAAATTATGGACCACTACAACAAGTCCATGAAGGTCGACATAAAAGGCCAAAAGTGA
- a CDS encoding ubiquitin-specific protease YUH1 (Syntenic homolog of Saccharomyces cerevisiae YJR099W (YUH1)), translating to MACCPDSVTPLESSPEVFTDFAHALGLQSDMAFHDIYSLTDPDMLAFLSRPMKSVILLFPLNAFFRELICPEYHGGDKSPIWFKQTIRNACGMYALLHSLANNRELVMQDSPLDRFLAQNPSADGRYDDQNTVDFLVANGELYQRSSLQGQTEAPDPEEEVELHFITFLVSGGQVFELDGRGKGPYLLGAASDGDVLEQPLVKDRIQWFMDNADDEAKNQFSLLGLGPSWK from the coding sequence ATGGCCTGTTGTCCCGACTCCGTGACTCCACTGGAGTCCAGCCCTGAGGTTTTTACCGATTTTGCCCATGCTCTTGGGCTACAGTCTGATATGGCATTCCACGACATATACTCATTGACTGACCCTGATATGTTGGCTTTCTTGTCTAGGCCGATGAAGTCCGTGATTCTCCTATTCCCGCTGAACGCCTTCTTTAGAGAACTAATTTGCCCAGAGTACCACGGCGGAGATAAGTCGCCAATATGGTTTAAGCAAACCATCAGGAACGCATGCGGGATGTATGCTCTTCTTCATTCGCTGGCCAACAACAGGGAGCTCGTGATGCAGGATTCTCCACTGGACAGGTTTCTGGCGCAGAATCCGTCAGCTGACGGGAGGTACGATGACCAAAACACCGTGGACTTCCTGGTGGCTAACGGGGAGCTATACCAGAGGAGCTCGCTCCAGGGGCAGACGGAGGCACCAGACCCGGAGGAAGAGGTGGAATTGCACTTCATCACGTTCCTAGTTAGTGGCGGTCAGGTGTTCGAACTTGACGGACGCGGGAAGGGGCCGTACCTGCTGGGCGCGGCCTCTGACGGAGACGTCCTGGAACAGCCGCTGGTCAAGGACCGTATACAATGGTTTATGGACAATGCAGATGACGAGGCCAAGAACCAATTTTCACTTCTAGGCTTGGGTCCGTCGTGGAAATAA